From the Meriones unguiculatus strain TT.TT164.6M chromosome 12, Bangor_MerUng_6.1, whole genome shotgun sequence genome, one window contains:
- the Sertad2 gene encoding SERTA domain-containing protein 2: MLGKGGKRKFDEHEDGLEGKIVSPSDGPSRVSYTLQRQTIFNISLMKLYNHRPLTEPSLHKTVLINNMLRRIQEELKQEGSLRPAFSPSSQPSDSMSDSYREAPPAFTHLASAPAHPCDLGSTTPLEACLTPASLLEDDDDTFCTLQAVHPAAPTRLSSPALPPEKDSFSSALDEIEELCPTSTSTEAAAAAAAPDGSKGPSSESSTQKPEGPQESRTDDSRFMDSLPGNFEITTSTGFLTDLTLDDILFADIDTSMYDFDPCTSASGTASKMAPVSADDLLKTLAPYSNQPVAPSQPFKMDLTELDHIMEVLVGS, from the coding sequence ATGTTGGGGAAAGGAGGAAAACGGAAGTTTGATGAGCATGAAGATGGGCTGGAAGGCAAAATCGTGTCCCCCTCCGATGGTCCGTCCAGGGTGTCTTACACCTTACAGCGCCAGACTATCTTCAACATTTCCCTTATGAAACTGTATAACCACAGGCCCCTGACAGAGCCCAGCTTGCACAAGACTGTCTTAATTAACAACATGCTGAGGCGGATCCAggaggaactcaagcaggaaggcAGCCTGAGGCCTGCATTCAGCCCCTCTTCCCAGCCCAGTGACTCGATGAGCGATAGCTACCGGGAGGCCCCACCTGCCTTCACCCACCTGGCCTCGGCTCCTGCTCACCCTTGTGACCTAGGAAGCACTACACCCTTGGAGGCCTGCCTCACCCCTGCCTCCCTGCTAGAGGATGACGATGACACTTTTTGCACTTTGCAGGCTGTGCACCCTGCAGCTCCTACCAGACTCTCTTCTCCAGCCCTCCCACCAGAAAAGGACAGCTTCTCCTCCGCCTTGGACGAGATCGAGGAGCTCTGTCCCACATCTACCTCCACGGAGGCCGCGGCGGCCGCTGCAGCACCTGATGGCTCCAAAGGACCCTCCAGCGAGTCCAGCACCCAAAAACCTGAGGGGCCCCAGGAAAGCCGCACCGATGACTCAAGATTTATGGACTCTCTGCCTGGGAATTTTGAAATAACCACGTCCACGGGTTTCCTGACAGACTTGACCCTGGACGACATCTTATTTGCTGACATTGACACATCCATGTATGATTTTGACCCCTGCACATCTGCATCGGGGACAGCCTCAAAAATGGCCCCTGTGTCAGCTGATGACCTCCTCAAGACCCTAGCTCCCTACAGCAATCAGCCTGTCGCCCCAAGTCAGCCTTTCAAAATGGATCTCACAGAGCTAGACCACATCATGGAGGTGCTTGTTGGATCCTAA